One window of the Runella slithyformis DSM 19594 genome contains the following:
- a CDS encoding Fpg/Nei family DNA glycosylase: MPELPEVETYRRYFEATSLHQPIEAIEVEDRKLLTTDYATLTEMLIGQTFVSTKRVGKNLFIYTDGGPTLHMHFGMTGDLEYYHSSLDRPRHARIVFVFASGFHLGFICPRKFERIGLIESVDAYLKKKKIAPDALDISVEELTYNLRKRKSFIKPVLLDQSTVAGIGNWIVDEVLFQAKIHPETLSNRLTDEEIERIFSATRYVLETAIEHEANYGRFPQQFLIHSREWDVSPYEDAGRHKRCPCDKVEIAQMQVGGRTTYYCPECQVLR, translated from the coding sequence ATGCCAGAACTTCCCGAAGTTGAAACCTATCGACGCTATTTTGAAGCTACCTCTCTTCACCAGCCCATCGAAGCCATTGAGGTAGAAGACCGAAAACTCCTCACCACCGATTACGCGACGCTTACCGAAATGCTTATCGGTCAGACTTTTGTCAGTACCAAACGGGTTGGAAAAAATCTCTTTATTTATACCGACGGCGGCCCTACGCTCCACATGCACTTTGGTATGACGGGTGACCTGGAATACTATCATTCGTCGCTCGACCGACCGCGCCACGCGCGGATCGTGTTCGTTTTTGCCTCCGGATTCCATTTGGGCTTTATCTGCCCGCGCAAATTTGAACGCATCGGATTGATAGAAAGCGTAGACGCCTACCTCAAAAAGAAGAAAATCGCTCCCGACGCGCTTGATATAAGTGTAGAAGAGTTAACGTACAATCTCCGGAAACGCAAAAGTTTTATCAAACCCGTTTTGCTGGACCAAAGTACGGTGGCGGGCATTGGCAACTGGATTGTGGATGAGGTGCTGTTTCAGGCTAAAATCCACCCCGAAACATTGAGTAATCGGCTAACCGACGAGGAAATCGAGCGTATTTTCAGCGCCACGCGATATGTACTCGAAACGGCCATTGAACACGAAGCCAACTACGGACGTTTTCCCCAACAGTTCCTCATTCATTCCCGCGAATGGGACGTATCTCCTTATGAAGATGCCGGGCGACACAAACGTTGTCCGTGCGATAAAGTGGAAATTGCACAGATGCAGGTAGGAGGTCGCACTACGTATTATTGCCCTGAGTGTCAGGTTTTAAGATAA
- the rlmB gene encoding 23S rRNA (guanosine(2251)-2'-O)-methyltransferase RlmB, with the protein MAFERNEYPKKRTIHTTKPVDKTREKELVFGTQPVLEALKAGQEIDKIIVFREQSFADILEMAIERGIPVQRVPMEKLNQITRKNHQGVIAFMSAIRYVSLHNLLAGIFEKGEVPLLLMLDRITDVRNFGAIARSAECMGVHAIVVPMRGAAQINSDALKTSSGALSHLPVCRENNLIDTVQYLQDSGVQVIACTEKAAQILTNVDFTTPTAIIMGSEEDGVSPELIRRTNMNIKIPMKGKVASLNVSVAAGMVIYEAARQRMQ; encoded by the coding sequence ATGGCATTTGAAAGAAACGAATATCCTAAGAAAAGGACGATTCATACCACAAAACCCGTTGATAAAACCCGGGAGAAAGAACTGGTTTTTGGTACTCAACCGGTACTGGAAGCCCTGAAAGCAGGGCAGGAGATAGATAAAATCATTGTGTTTCGGGAGCAAAGTTTTGCGGATATTCTGGAAATGGCCATTGAGCGGGGGATTCCCGTTCAGCGCGTTCCGATGGAAAAACTGAACCAAATTACCCGTAAAAATCATCAGGGCGTTATTGCCTTTATGTCGGCTATCCGTTATGTATCGCTGCACAATCTATTGGCGGGGATTTTTGAAAAGGGCGAAGTGCCTTTGCTCCTGATGCTGGACCGCATCACGGATGTACGCAATTTTGGGGCCATTGCCCGTTCGGCAGAATGTATGGGCGTACATGCGATCGTGGTCCCGATGCGCGGAGCCGCTCAGATCAATAGCGATGCCCTCAAAACGTCGTCAGGAGCATTGAGCCACTTGCCGGTATGTCGGGAAAATAATTTGATAGATACCGTACAGTATTTGCAGGACAGCGGAGTACAGGTCATTGCCTGTACCGAAAAAGCCGCCCAGATTTTGACGAATGTTGATTTCACAACGCCTACCGCCATCATCATGGGCTCGGAAGAAGACGGGGTTTCGCCTGAACTGATTCGTCGGACGAATATGAATATCAAAATCCCGATGAAAGGGAAAGTCGCGTCACTGAATGTGTCGGTCGCGGCAGGAATGGTCATCTATGAAGCCGCGCGGCAACGTATGCAGTAA
- the gatC gene encoding Asp-tRNA(Asn)/Glu-tRNA(Gln) amidotransferase subunit GatC has protein sequence MQIDKATLHKIANLARLEITPEEEAPLLQSLENVLSWMEHLNELDTDNVAPLTHISSEINVMREDAVGDHLPREQGLYNAPSQDGTYFRVPKVIE, from the coding sequence ATGCAGATCGACAAAGCCACCCTTCATAAAATTGCCAACCTGGCGCGTTTGGAAATCACGCCCGAAGAAGAAGCCCCTTTACTCCAAAGCCTTGAAAATGTGCTTTCCTGGATGGAACACCTTAATGAACTCGATACGGACAATGTAGCCCCCCTGACGCACATCTCTTCCGAGATAAATGTCATGCGTGAAGATGCAGTGGGAGATCATCTGCCGCGTGAACAGGGCCTCTACAATGCCCCCTCACAGGATGGAACCTATTTCAGAGTGCCTAAAGTGATCGAATAA
- a CDS encoding glycosyltransferase family 2 protein, whose amino-acid sequence MKLSVVIPAYNEQESLPQTLQTLYASLSKHDIPHEIRVTNDNSKDNTLQVLENLSKEIPTLVYETNKGPNGFGYAVRYGLERFSGDCVAIFMADLSDDPEDLVKFYKKMLEGNYDAVFGTRWSKGGKVYDYPTVKKVINRMANFIIRMFMGVKYNDTTNAFKLYKRETMEGLKPFLSAHFNLTVELPLKTIVRGYSFAIVPNSWTNRKYGESKLKIKEMGSRYFFILMYCFIEKTFSRGDYRKKTKV is encoded by the coding sequence ATGAAGCTTAGCGTTGTCATTCCCGCCTATAACGAACAGGAATCATTGCCGCAAACGTTGCAAACCTTGTATGCATCGTTGTCTAAACATGACATACCCCACGAAATTCGGGTAACAAATGATAATTCTAAAGACAATACGTTGCAGGTTTTAGAAAATCTGTCAAAAGAGATCCCAACCTTAGTGTACGAAACCAACAAAGGGCCCAATGGGTTTGGCTATGCGGTGCGTTATGGCCTGGAGCGCTTTTCCGGGGATTGCGTAGCGATTTTCATGGCCGATCTTTCAGACGACCCGGAAGATTTGGTGAAATTTTACAAAAAGATGCTGGAGGGAAATTACGACGCCGTTTTCGGGACGCGATGGAGCAAGGGCGGTAAGGTGTATGATTATCCAACCGTTAAAAAAGTAATCAATCGAATGGCAAATTTTATCATTCGAATGTTTATGGGGGTCAAATACAATGATACGACCAATGCCTTTAAGCTATACAAACGCGAAACCATGGAAGGGCTGAAACCTTTTTTATCCGCGCATTTTAATTTAACGGTAGAGTTGCCGCTCAAAACGATTGTACGAGGCTACTCGTTTGCCATTGTTCCCAACAGCTGGACCAATCGAAAGTATGGCGAATCAAAGCTGAAAATCAAAGAAATGGGCAGCCGCTATTTCTTTATTCTGATGTATTGCTTCATCGAAAAAACGTTTTCTCGCGGTGATTACCGCAAGAAAACAAAGGTTTGA
- a CDS encoding glycosyltransferase family 2 protein, with protein sequence MKVSVAILTYNQKNFIGKAIDSALAQQTDFDFEILVGDDCSTDGAQEVIQEYQNRYPTKVKAVLHPKNLGQNGLFNTIETLKLAQGTYIAPMDGDDYWTDTAKLQKQVDFMEAHPDFSACFHNALITYEDGTSSHVLNPPDQKTVITAEDLVGEDEIWFMATSAVMFKNGIMHYPDWFLQSTSGDIPRYVILAKQGPIGYVPGVMSVYRKNRGGASFRDHYKDARFLYNRIRMYEGINKELGHAYDALLRRNIARYYRMLLDARQYQKSYFRRTGLALKYLYLAKPNKEITKETIRDYILPKWMVKVYSFFALLPHRLKELSR encoded by the coding sequence ATGAAAGTAAGCGTCGCCATTCTTACCTACAACCAGAAGAATTTCATCGGTAAAGCCATTGACAGTGCTCTTGCCCAGCAGACCGATTTCGATTTTGAAATTCTGGTGGGTGATGATTGTTCTACGGATGGTGCGCAGGAAGTCATTCAGGAGTATCAAAACCGATATCCAACGAAGGTAAAGGCCGTTTTGCACCCAAAAAATTTGGGCCAGAACGGCCTTTTCAATACCATCGAAACCCTCAAACTTGCGCAGGGAACGTACATCGCACCCATGGACGGGGATGATTACTGGACCGATACCGCCAAGCTCCAAAAGCAAGTCGATTTTATGGAAGCGCATCCCGATTTTTCGGCCTGCTTTCATAATGCACTGATCACCTACGAAGACGGTACTTCTTCTCACGTGCTGAATCCTCCCGACCAAAAAACGGTCATTACCGCAGAAGATCTGGTGGGAGAGGATGAGATATGGTTTATGGCCACCTCGGCCGTAATGTTTAAAAACGGGATCATGCATTACCCGGACTGGTTTTTGCAGTCAACGAGCGGAGATATTCCGCGCTACGTGATTTTAGCCAAACAGGGGCCAATTGGATATGTGCCCGGAGTCATGTCTGTGTACCGTAAAAATCGGGGAGGTGCCAGTTTTAGAGATCACTACAAAGATGCCCGTTTTTTATACAATCGCATTCGAATGTATGAGGGAATCAACAAAGAGTTGGGTCATGCCTACGACGCATTACTCAGACGTAATATTGCCCGTTATTACCGTATGTTGCTGGATGCGCGTCAATATCAGAAAAGCTATTTTCGCCGTACCGGCCTGGCGTTAAAATACCTGTATCTGGCAAAACCCAATAAAGAAATCACCAAAGAGACCATTCGGGACTACATCTTACCCAAGTGGATGGTGAAGGTATACAGTTTTTTTGCGTTGCTGCCCCACCGTCTGAAAGAATTATCGCGATGA
- a CDS encoding methyltransferase produces MQLRVAPENPLEWLALKTNQVPIPLLHVQMYFIMAKAVMEAADAGVFDAIHQGKNTSESIAEACRWHPRPTAQLLTLLVSMEYLTYEDDKFRLTAMAQKWIVSESSHSVHAIAVYNNRVAWDWVSQLGQYLRTGQGMESHEVFDENQWQLYQDAMQAVAKSEVREFEKRVPISKKATHLLDIGGANGQYAAALCCKLPNLEATILDLPEAIEKSSLPEDVRSRITFRAGNALTDDLGENRYDAVLLSNVAHHFTEAQNEELTARVARSLRKGGIFIVNEFIRPALSGKPELVGSSSSLFFGLTSTSGNWTVQEIQAWQRAAGLKIYKTIRYFTIPGMAMVIAKKME; encoded by the coding sequence ATGCAACTCCGTGTCGCTCCCGAAAATCCGTTGGAATGGCTGGCCCTGAAAACCAATCAGGTGCCTATCCCGCTGTTACACGTTCAGATGTATTTTATCATGGCCAAAGCCGTGATGGAAGCAGCAGACGCGGGAGTTTTTGACGCCATCCATCAGGGAAAAAATACGTCGGAAAGTATTGCTGAAGCCTGCCGGTGGCATCCGCGCCCTACGGCCCAATTGCTGACATTGTTGGTGTCGATGGAGTATTTGACGTATGAGGACGACAAATTCCGATTAACGGCTATGGCTCAGAAATGGATTGTTTCCGAAAGTTCACATTCGGTGCATGCCATTGCGGTGTACAACAATCGGGTGGCCTGGGATTGGGTAAGTCAGTTGGGCCAATACCTTCGCACCGGGCAGGGAATGGAGTCGCATGAGGTGTTTGATGAAAACCAATGGCAGCTATATCAGGATGCCATGCAGGCGGTGGCCAAGTCGGAAGTGAGGGAGTTTGAAAAAAGAGTCCCTATTTCCAAAAAAGCGACGCATTTGCTGGATATTGGCGGAGCCAACGGTCAATATGCCGCCGCTCTCTGTTGCAAATTACCCAATCTGGAAGCAACGATTCTGGATTTACCCGAAGCCATTGAAAAGTCATCACTTCCGGAGGATGTTCGGAGTAGGATCACCTTCCGGGCAGGAAATGCACTGACGGATGATTTGGGGGAAAATCGCTACGATGCCGTGCTTTTGTCTAACGTGGCGCACCATTTTACGGAAGCACAAAATGAGGAGCTGACGGCGCGGGTAGCGCGCAGTTTGCGAAAAGGCGGTATCTTTATTGTCAATGAGTTTATTCGTCCTGCGTTGTCAGGCAAACCTGAGTTGGTGGGCAGTTCCAGCAGCCTGTTCTTTGGGCTGACCAGTACTTCGGGCAATTGGACGGTACAGGAAATTCAGGCGTGGCAACGGGCCGCAGGACTAAAAATATATAAAACGATTCGCTACTTTACCATTCCCGGCATGGCGATGGTGATAGCCAAAAAAATGGAATAA
- a CDS encoding glycosyltransferase family 2 protein, producing the protein MKVSVCVPTFNHEKYIAQMLDGALRQQTDFSFEIVIGDDASTDTAPAIIEEYVRRFPDKIRAYLHPLNLGPEEPKEFAGRNNVLFLLKACRGEYVALCEGDDYWTDPLKLQRQVDFLEAHPDFAICHHDLEVIYEDGSASHSFNSPDQKTVSTIEDILDDRWFIGTASLMYRNFFRTDDFADWHQRAAAGDWALVIQLAARGNIGYLPEVMGTYRKHRGGLSNVHAVTNAYFLRNRRQMFVDVNEWLAYQYNETVLKTIQKYDRLIKEIGN; encoded by the coding sequence ATGAAAGTAAGCGTTTGTGTTCCTACCTTCAATCACGAAAAATACATCGCCCAAATGCTGGACGGTGCGTTGAGACAACAAACCGATTTTTCCTTTGAAATTGTCATCGGCGACGATGCCTCGACCGATACCGCGCCGGCCATCATTGAAGAATATGTCCGGCGGTTTCCGGATAAGATCCGGGCGTACCTTCACCCCTTAAATCTTGGTCCTGAAGAACCGAAAGAATTTGCAGGACGTAATAACGTACTCTTTTTACTGAAAGCCTGTCGGGGCGAGTACGTTGCGCTGTGCGAAGGCGATGATTACTGGACCGACCCGCTTAAGCTTCAAAGGCAGGTTGATTTTTTGGAGGCCCATCCTGATTTTGCGATCTGCCACCATGATCTGGAGGTAATCTACGAAGATGGCTCGGCAAGTCATTCCTTTAATTCTCCCGACCAAAAGACGGTTTCAACCATTGAAGATATTCTGGACGACCGTTGGTTTATAGGTACGGCAAGTTTGATGTACCGTAATTTTTTTCGAACGGACGATTTCGCCGATTGGCATCAGCGGGCGGCGGCCGGCGATTGGGCGCTGGTCATTCAGCTGGCCGCGCGAGGCAACATCGGTTATTTACCCGAAGTAATGGGAACGTATCGTAAACATCGCGGTGGTCTGAGCAACGTACATGCCGTAACCAATGCGTATTTTCTTCGAAATCGACGCCAAATGTTTGTCGATGTCAATGAATGGCTGGCCTATCAATATAATGAGACCGTTCTGAAAACCATTCAAAAATATGACCGGCTGATCAAAGAAATTGGAAATTAA
- the rpmA gene encoding 50S ribosomal protein L27 has translation MAHKKGVGSSKNGRESESKRLGVKIYGGQPATAGNIIVRQRGTKYHPGRNVGVGRDYTLFALANGTVKFSRGRDNKSFVHIELPEVAEA, from the coding sequence ATGGCACACAAGAAAGGTGTAGGTAGTTCTAAAAACGGTCGTGAATCGGAAAGTAAGCGCCTCGGCGTTAAAATCTACGGTGGCCAGCCTGCTACAGCCGGTAACATCATCGTGCGTCAGCGTGGTACTAAATACCACCCGGGCCGCAACGTAGGTGTTGGCCGTGACTATACGTTATTTGCCTTGGCAAACGGTACAGTGAAATTCTCTCGCGGACGTGACAACAAGTCATTCGTTCACATTGAATTGCCTGAAGTAGCCGAAGCATAA
- a CDS encoding phytanoyl-CoA dioxygenase family protein, with protein sequence MATLVEQFRQEGFVLLRNFLDKSVVETIYREAREIFAVQIKRVTGRVVDINNRDEFESAMFEFFEKDFTAFRNTGITVQHSLSLHRFGVSDQIINLLKEVGIEQPVVGARPAMQFNSRFLSKDGSKHWKLDAHQDWRTGQGSLDSAVIWFPMVDAGADLGALQVIPRSHKVGLLASSTSGYQGGITADLKDEDFVQTEFQVGDLLIFSAFLVHQSGNNTTRNIRWSVQLRFNNLAESTFIERGYPMAYIYKPEPELVTPNFPSAEQLETVFASPLPIVQ encoded by the coding sequence ATGGCAACATTAGTAGAACAGTTTCGCCAAGAAGGCTTTGTGCTCCTTCGTAATTTCTTAGACAAAAGCGTGGTAGAGACGATCTACCGCGAAGCTCGTGAAATATTTGCTGTTCAGATCAAACGCGTAACGGGCCGGGTCGTTGATATCAATAATCGCGATGAGTTTGAAAGTGCGATGTTTGAGTTTTTTGAAAAAGACTTTACTGCCTTTCGTAATACGGGGATTACCGTACAGCACAGCCTCTCACTTCACCGCTTTGGGGTAAGTGATCAAATCATAAACCTTTTGAAGGAAGTCGGAATAGAACAGCCTGTCGTCGGTGCGCGTCCTGCTATGCAGTTCAACAGCCGCTTTCTGTCAAAAGATGGCAGCAAGCACTGGAAACTCGACGCCCACCAGGATTGGCGGACGGGGCAAGGGTCGTTGGACAGTGCGGTGATTTGGTTTCCGATGGTGGATGCGGGTGCTGATCTGGGCGCTTTGCAGGTGATTCCAAGAAGTCATAAAGTGGGCTTGCTGGCTTCCAGTACTTCCGGTTATCAGGGAGGAATTACGGCCGATCTGAAAGATGAAGATTTTGTGCAAACCGAGTTTCAGGTAGGAGACCTGCTGATTTTCTCGGCCTTTCTGGTGCATCAATCCGGCAATAATACTACACGTAATATTCGTTGGTCGGTACAATTACGTTTCAACAATCTGGCAGAATCCACTTTTATTGAGAGAGGTTATCCAATGGCTTACATTTATAAACCTGAACCCGAATTGGTTACCCCTAACTTCCCCTCCGCAGAACAACTGGAAACAGTTTTTGCATCACCGCTCCCGATTGTCCAATGA
- the rplU gene encoding 50S ribosomal protein L21, protein MYAIVEIAGQQFKVEEGQQIFTNRLEGDVDAALVFEKVLLVDNEGTISIGAPTVTGATVKATIIEHLKGEKVIVFKKKRRKGYVKKNGHRQSLTKVKIDAIVG, encoded by the coding sequence ATGTACGCAATCGTAGAAATCGCGGGACAGCAATTTAAAGTTGAAGAGGGCCAACAAATCTTTACCAATCGTTTGGAAGGTGATGTGGACGCTGCGCTCGTATTTGAAAAAGTATTGTTGGTGGACAACGAAGGAACCATCAGCATTGGCGCACCGACGGTAACCGGTGCCACCGTAAAAGCCACGATCATTGAGCACCTTAAAGGGGAAAAAGTGATCGTTTTCAAGAAAAAACGTCGCAAAGGCTACGTGAAGAAAAACGGTCACCGTCAATCATTGACGAAAGTGAAAATTGACGCAATCGTCGGCTAA